A single Anopheles maculipalpis chromosome 3RL, idAnoMacuDA_375_x, whole genome shotgun sequence DNA region contains:
- the LOC126560470 gene encoding low molecular weight phosphotyrosine protein phosphatase 1-like, translating to MKILFVCIGNSCRSPMAESVMKSIAAQHNLTDWYVDSAALREWNVGRQPNERALAVLAEHELTSDHIGRLVCSDDFRQFDYVFGMDESNVADLLHLAPVDGRAKIELLGNYRGRELDRIIIDPYFEHGIHGFRRCFDQIVSCCENFVKTHGRPVSQELWEN from the exons ATGAAGATCCTCTTCGTTTGCATCG GCAACTCGTGCCGTTCGCCTATGGCCGAAAGTGTGATGAAAAGCATTGCCGCACAACACAACCTCACCGACTGGTACGTTGACAGTGCCGCGTTACGCGAGTGGAACGTTGGCCGACAGCCGAATGAGCGAGCGCTTGCCGTGCTGGCAGAGCACGAGCTCACCTCCGATCACATCGGACGGCTGGTCTGCTCGGATGATTTCCGTCAGTTTGATTATGTGTTTGGCATGGACGAGTCGAATGTGGCCGATCTACTGCATCTGGCACCGGTTGACGGGAGGGCGAAGATAGAGCTGCTTGGAAACTACCGTGGCAGAGAGCTGGACAGGATTATCATCGATCCGTACTTT GAACACGGCATACACGGGTTCCGGCGCTGCTTCGATCAGATAGTGAGTTGCTGCGAAAATTTCGTCAAAACTCACGGACGTCCGGTATCGCAAGAGCTGTGGGAAAATTGA